In one Thermanaerovibrio velox DSM 12556 genomic region, the following are encoded:
- the mce gene encoding methylmalonyl-CoA epimerase has translation MKPTVVDHIGIAVRSIEESLKFWQDVIGIQCHGVEEVAEQKVKTAFLPLGDTEIELLEGTSEDSPVSKFIEAKGEGIHHIAIRVPNIEEALEELKAKGVRLIDEKPRMGAGGAKIAFVHPKASGGVLLEISER, from the coding sequence ATGAAGCCCACGGTTGTGGACCACATAGGCATAGCGGTGAGGAGCATCGAGGAGTCCCTTAAGTTCTGGCAGGATGTGATAGGCATCCAGTGCCACGGGGTGGAGGAGGTGGCGGAGCAGAAGGTGAAGACCGCCTTCCTGCCCCTGGGTGACACGGAGATAGAGCTTTTGGAGGGCACCTCCGAGGACAGCCCGGTGAGCAAGTTCATCGAGGCCAAGGGGGAGGGCATCCACCACATAGCCATCCGGGTGCCCAACATAGAGGAGGCCCTGGAGGAGCTCAAGGCCAAGGGGGTTCGCCTCATAGACGAGAAGCCCAGGATGGGGGCCGGCGGGGCCAAGATAGCCTTCGTGCATCCCAAGGCCTCCGGAGGGGTGCTGCTGGAGATAAGCGAGAGATAG
- a CDS encoding cobalamin B12-binding domain-containing protein, which yields MSDRKIRVVVAKPGLDGHDRGAKVIARAFRDAGMEVIYTGLRQTPEQIVQTAIQEDADAIGISILSGAHEHYFKVIIDMLKERGAEDIIVFGGGVIPESDVPRLLELGAGAIFGPGTPTGECIKWLEEAVAEKRKKEASN from the coding sequence ATGAGCGACCGTAAGATAAGGGTTGTGGTGGCCAAGCCGGGGCTTGACGGGCACGACCGGGGCGCCAAGGTGATAGCCAGGGCGTTCAGGGACGCGGGGATGGAGGTCATATACACGGGTCTTCGCCAGACCCCGGAGCAGATAGTTCAGACCGCCATACAGGAGGATGCGGACGCCATCGGGATAAGCATCCTGTCCGGGGCCCACGAGCACTACTTCAAGGTAATCATCGACATGCTGAAGGAGCGCGGGGCGGAGGACATAATAGTGTTTGGCGGCGGAGTCATCCCCGAGTCCGACGTGCCGAGGCTTCTGGAGCTTGGGGCTGGGGCCATATTCGGGCCCGGTACTCCCACCGGGGAGTGCATAAAGTGGCTTGAGGAAGCGGTGGCGGAGAAGAGGAAGAAGGAGGCGTCCAACTGA
- a CDS encoding acyl-CoA carboxylase subunit beta: protein MADRTIDELCEQLLAKRKAAHDGGGKKAIEKQHEKGKLTARERIERLLDPGSFVEIDEFVEHRCTNFGLEKTKFLGDGVVTGYGTVDGRLVYVYSQDFTVLGGSLGEMHAKKICKVLDLALQNGCPVIGINDSGGARIQEAVDALSGYGSIFFRNVKASGVVPQISVIAGPCAGGAVYSPALTDFIFMVDKIGIMHITGPAVIKAVTGEDVTSEQIGGAMAHNTTSGVAQFFASNEDECFAQVRKLLSYLPGNNMEDPPCVQSGDDPMRLDMSLREAVPTNPNKGYDVRDVIRKVVDNGDFFEVQPLWARNIVTGFARVGGRVIGIIANQANHMAGCLDIDASDKASRHIRICDAYNIPIVTFEDVPGYLPGLNQEMGGIIRHGAKLLYAYSEATAPKITVVLRKAYGGSYLGMCSKDLGADVVLAWPQAEIAVMGAEGAANIIFRKEIDAAEDKAAMRAQKIEEYREAFANPYQAASRGFVDRVILPEETRGAIYQALVMCDGKRELRPKRKHGIMPH, encoded by the coding sequence ATGGCGGATCGGACCATCGACGAGCTTTGCGAGCAGCTGCTTGCCAAGCGAAAGGCCGCTCACGACGGGGGCGGTAAGAAGGCGATTGAAAAGCAGCACGAGAAGGGCAAGCTGACCGCCCGGGAGAGGATAGAGCGACTCTTGGACCCCGGGAGCTTCGTTGAGATAGACGAGTTCGTGGAGCACCGGTGCACCAACTTCGGGCTGGAGAAGACCAAGTTCCTGGGGGACGGGGTGGTCACCGGTTACGGCACCGTGGATGGCCGGCTGGTCTACGTGTACAGCCAGGACTTCACCGTCCTGGGCGGTTCCCTTGGGGAGATGCACGCCAAGAAGATATGCAAGGTGCTGGACCTGGCCCTTCAGAACGGCTGTCCCGTGATCGGCATAAACGACTCCGGGGGCGCCAGGATCCAGGAGGCGGTGGATGCCCTTTCCGGTTACGGCAGCATCTTCTTCAGGAACGTGAAGGCCAGCGGCGTGGTGCCCCAGATATCCGTCATAGCGGGTCCTTGCGCTGGAGGTGCGGTCTACAGCCCGGCGCTTACGGACTTCATCTTCATGGTGGACAAGATAGGCATCATGCACATCACCGGTCCCGCGGTGATCAAGGCGGTTACCGGGGAGGACGTTACCTCCGAGCAGATAGGGGGCGCCATGGCCCACAACACCACCTCCGGGGTGGCCCAGTTCTTCGCCTCCAACGAGGACGAGTGTTTTGCCCAGGTGAGGAAGCTCCTCTCTTACCTGCCCGGCAACAACATGGAGGATCCCCCTTGTGTACAGTCCGGGGACGATCCCATGCGGCTTGATATGAGCCTTAGAGAAGCGGTGCCCACGAACCCCAACAAGGGCTATGACGTGAGGGACGTGATCCGCAAGGTGGTGGACAACGGGGACTTCTTCGAGGTGCAGCCCCTCTGGGCCAGGAACATAGTGACCGGCTTCGCCCGGGTGGGCGGAAGGGTCATAGGGATCATCGCCAACCAGGCCAACCACATGGCGGGATGCCTTGACATAGATGCCTCCGACAAGGCCAGTCGGCACATAAGGATATGCGATGCCTACAACATACCCATAGTGACCTTCGAGGACGTGCCGGGATACCTGCCAGGGCTCAACCAGGAGATGGGGGGCATAATCCGTCACGGTGCCAAGCTGCTCTACGCCTACAGCGAGGCCACAGCCCCCAAGATCACCGTGGTCCTTAGGAAGGCCTATGGGGGCTCGTACCTTGGCATGTGCAGCAAGGACCTGGGTGCCGACGTGGTGCTCGCCTGGCCCCAGGCGGAGATCGCCGTCATGGGTGCCGAGGGGGCGGCCAACATAATCTTCCGGAAGGAGATCGACGCTGCGGAGGACAAGGCGGCCATGAGGGCCCAGAAGATAGAGGAGTACCGGGAGGCCTTTGCCAACCCCTATCAGGCGGCCTCCAGGGGCTTCGTGGATCGGGTCATCCTGCCGGAGGAGACCAGGGGGGCCATATATCAGGCCCTTGTCATGTGCGACGGCAAGAGGGAGTTGCGGCCCAAGCGCAAGCACGGGATAATGCCCCACTAA
- a CDS encoding glycosyltransferase family 39 protein: MEIFRTHRAALAVLIASLCLIYFLGLGGWGLIEPDEGRYSEIPREMLASGDWVTPRLNGVKYFEKPVMYYWMAASSFKLFGESEFTARIPCAASALTGALATYAMGAPYGPSAAFLGAFITGTGFLWFALSQITLTDMALGAFMTLSILCIFKGLTGSRPLLWLGYAFMGLSVLTKGLIGIVLPGGIFLIWILLTRRTWLLLKGISPVGILAFLGVTAPWFYKVIKANPDFAWFFFVHEHFLRYSTMVSNRYQPWWFFLALLPVALLPWTGTVLQGVLASLGELRYLRKDTALRDSCQDPASESEEALLLLIWSFFILAFFSASKSKLIPYMVPAMPPLGLMGGIYMARCIEDRQYRSLLPGFAVTALIMITLGAALILYPNHQDRFDPATLKAVALIAGGMTIAAGLIPLLAAWARKNPWIVSAVCAAAFLLGMKQIFPVVAQARSPKALALMVQKELTDDSKVIIYKDYDQAVPFYLKRLVVIVQDGGDYGELSFGYNAEKPSWFISTQDLKALWESSRAIMIVRPEHLKEIEQLGIKYRTAGQDPAYYGKMILVNR; encoded by the coding sequence TTGGAGATATTCCGAACCCACAGGGCCGCCCTGGCGGTCCTCATAGCGTCTCTCTGCCTTATCTACTTCCTGGGGCTCGGCGGATGGGGCCTCATAGAGCCCGACGAGGGGCGCTACAGCGAGATACCAAGGGAGATGCTCGCATCCGGAGACTGGGTCACCCCAAGGCTCAACGGGGTCAAGTACTTCGAGAAGCCCGTGATGTACTACTGGATGGCCGCCAGCTCGTTCAAGCTGTTCGGGGAGTCCGAGTTCACAGCCCGGATACCCTGCGCCGCCTCGGCCCTCACCGGAGCCCTTGCCACCTACGCCATGGGGGCCCCCTACGGCCCATCCGCCGCGTTCTTAGGGGCCTTCATCACCGGCACCGGGTTCCTTTGGTTCGCCCTCTCTCAGATAACCTTGACCGACATGGCGCTGGGGGCCTTCATGACCCTCTCCATCCTCTGCATCTTCAAGGGGCTAACCGGATCTCGGCCGCTACTTTGGCTCGGCTACGCCTTCATGGGGCTTTCGGTGCTCACCAAGGGCCTCATAGGCATCGTGCTCCCGGGGGGCATATTCCTGATCTGGATACTGCTCACCCGGAGGACCTGGCTCCTCCTCAAGGGCATATCCCCGGTGGGCATACTGGCCTTCCTCGGGGTTACGGCCCCTTGGTTCTACAAGGTGATCAAGGCAAACCCGGACTTCGCGTGGTTCTTCTTCGTCCACGAACACTTCCTGCGCTACTCCACGATGGTATCCAACCGATACCAGCCCTGGTGGTTCTTCCTGGCGCTGCTGCCGGTGGCCCTGCTGCCCTGGACCGGCACGGTGCTTCAGGGGGTCCTCGCCTCCCTAGGGGAGCTTAGATATCTCAGGAAAGACACGGCCCTCAGGGACTCCTGCCAGGACCCCGCATCCGAGTCCGAAGAGGCCCTGCTCCTGCTCATATGGAGCTTCTTCATCCTGGCCTTCTTCTCCGCCTCAAAGTCCAAGCTCATACCCTACATGGTGCCCGCCATGCCCCCCTTGGGGCTCATGGGAGGCATATACATGGCCCGGTGCATAGAGGACCGGCAGTACAGATCCCTGCTGCCCGGGTTCGCCGTGACCGCCCTCATCATGATCACCCTTGGAGCCGCCTTGATCTTGTACCCCAACCACCAGGATCGCTTCGACCCCGCCACCCTCAAGGCCGTGGCACTAATCGCCGGGGGGATGACGATCGCAGCGGGGCTCATCCCCCTACTTGCCGCCTGGGCCCGCAAAAACCCCTGGATCGTGTCCGCCGTATGCGCAGCGGCGTTCCTTTTGGGGATGAAGCAGATCTTCCCCGTGGTGGCCCAGGCGAGATCCCCCAAGGCTCTGGCGCTCATGGTCCAAAAGGAGCTAACCGACGACTCCAAGGTGATAATCTACAAGGACTACGACCAAGCGGTGCCCTTCTATCTCAAACGCCTGGTCGTGATAGTCCAGGACGGCGGGGACTACGGGGAACTGTCGTTCGGCTACAACGCGGAGAAGCCCAGCTGGTTCATATCGACCCAGGACCTCAAGGCCTTGTGGGAGTCATCCAGAGCCATAATGATCGTCCGGCCGGAACACCTGAAGGAGATAGAGCAGCTCGGGATAAAATACCGTACGGCAGGCCAAGATCCCGCCTACTACGGGAAAATGATATTGGTGAACCGTTAA
- a CDS encoding MarR family winged helix-turn-helix transcriptional regulator encodes MSTQERSLGRRIATLFRRSRLYLDRAFEPLGLGGGLYLYLALISRRDGITQRQMAEELALDEGTVARAVDKLVQEGWLKREKDPRDRRAFRIYLGPKGVERMPSILAGLQSWDERLARGLSPRGEGGGT; translated from the coding sequence ATGAGCACACAGGAGAGATCCCTTGGAAGGCGGATAGCCACTCTATTCCGGCGCAGCCGGTTGTACTTGGACAGGGCATTTGAGCCCCTGGGGCTCGGTGGGGGACTTTACCTCTACCTGGCCCTGATCTCCCGAAGGGATGGGATAACCCAGCGCCAGATGGCGGAGGAGCTGGCCTTGGACGAAGGGACTGTGGCGCGAGCGGTTGACAAGCTGGTCCAAGAGGGCTGGCTCAAGCGGGAGAAGGACCCAAGGGATCGCCGGGCCTTTCGGATATACCTGGGACCTAAGGGGGTGGAGCGGATGCCCTCTATACTGGCGGGACTGCAAAGCTGGGACGAAAGGCTGGCGAGGGGATTATCCCCCCGCGGAGAGGGAGGCGGCACTTGA
- a CDS encoding DegT/DnrJ/EryC1/StrS family aminotransferase, with product MRDDFLPFSKPFIGEEEVQAVREVLLSGWITTGPVTAKFEEAFSKLVGARFAAAVSSATAGLQIALMALGVGPGDEVITTPMTFAATVNAIIYNGARPVLVDVEMGTMNIDPKRIREKLSPRTKAVMPVHFAGLPADMDAIKEVAPGIPIVEDAAHAIGASYKGSPIGYGPSPLAVFSFHPAKNITTAEGGMIVTDDPELADSCKVMRQHGMSKGAWNRFAKSGRPDYEIVSPGIKANLTDLQSAIGLEQLKRLEGFQSERHRIAGIYDRELKGVRGIMLPEYPQYPHVHGRHIYWVILKTEELGITREEFMGRLKEMNIGTGVHYKAVHHHKRYEGFGWSDLDLPNASYASSRIVSLPLFPGMTDHDAMDVVNAVKEICG from the coding sequence ATGAGAGATGACTTCCTTCCCTTCTCCAAGCCCTTCATAGGGGAGGAGGAGGTGCAGGCGGTGCGGGAGGTGCTGTTGTCCGGATGGATAACCACCGGTCCCGTGACCGCCAAGTTCGAAGAGGCCTTCAGCAAGCTGGTAGGAGCCCGCTTCGCCGCGGCGGTGTCCTCCGCCACCGCGGGGCTCCAGATAGCCCTAATGGCATTAGGGGTGGGGCCCGGTGACGAGGTGATAACCACCCCCATGACCTTCGCCGCCACGGTAAACGCCATAATATACAACGGCGCAAGGCCCGTGCTTGTGGACGTTGAGATGGGGACCATGAACATAGACCCCAAGAGGATCCGGGAGAAGCTCTCCCCAAGGACCAAGGCGGTGATGCCGGTACACTTCGCGGGGCTTCCAGCGGACATGGACGCCATAAAGGAGGTGGCACCGGGGATACCCATCGTGGAGGACGCGGCCCACGCCATAGGCGCCTCCTACAAGGGCTCTCCCATCGGCTACGGCCCATCCCCCCTGGCGGTCTTCAGCTTCCACCCCGCAAAGAACATCACCACCGCCGAGGGAGGGATGATCGTCACCGACGACCCGGAACTGGCGGACTCATGCAAGGTCATGCGGCAGCACGGCATGTCAAAGGGGGCCTGGAACCGGTTCGCCAAGTCCGGCCGTCCGGACTACGAGATAGTATCCCCGGGCATAAAGGCGAACCTCACGGACCTTCAGTCCGCCATAGGGCTCGAACAGCTCAAGCGCCTCGAGGGCTTCCAGTCAGAGCGGCACCGAATAGCTGGCATATACGACCGGGAGCTTAAGGGGGTAAGGGGCATCATGCTCCCGGAGTACCCCCAGTACCCCCACGTGCACGGGCGCCACATATACTGGGTGATCCTCAAGACCGAGGAGCTTGGGATTACCAGGGAGGAGTTCATGGGGCGCCTCAAGGAGATGAACATAGGCACCGGGGTCCACTACAAAGCGGTCCACCACCACAAGCGCTACGAAGGCTTCGGGTGGAGTGACCTGGATCTCCCCAACGCCTCCTACGCCTCCAGCAGGATAGTGTCACTGCCCCTTTTCCCCGGCATGACCGACCACGACGCCATGGACGTGGTCAACGCGGTGAAGGAGATATGCGGATGA
- a CDS encoding biotin/lipoyl-containing protein, whose amino-acid sequence MGRMYRVVVNGKAYEVEVEEIGASAPAPAAAPAPVAAPAAAPAPAPAPAPAPAPAPAPAPAGSGVVTAPMPGKILKVMVQQGASVSAGQAILILEAMKMENEIFAPAAGTVSEVRCKEGDSVNTGDVLVVIA is encoded by the coding sequence ATGGGTCGCATGTATCGAGTGGTAGTTAACGGAAAGGCTTACGAGGTTGAAGTGGAGGAGATAGGGGCCTCCGCGCCTGCTCCTGCCGCAGCCCCTGCCCCTGTGGCGGCTCCAGCGGCGGCGCCTGCCCCCGCGCCGGCTCCCGCCCCTGCCCCCGCGCCGGCTCCCGCACCTGCCCCCGCCGGAAGCGGTGTGGTGACCGCTCCGATGCCGGGCAAGATACTTAAGGTCATGGTTCAGCAGGGTGCCTCCGTGTCGGCGGGACAGGCCATCCTGATCCTGGAGGCCATGAAGATGGAGAACGAGATCTTCGCCCCCGCGGCAGGCACCGTTTCGGAGGTGCGCTGCAAGGAGGGTGACTCGGTGAACACCGGGGACGTCCTGGTGGTCATAGCTTAG
- a CDS encoding methyl-accepting chemotaxis protein, whose product MRFLRSLRSSVRLLALLVSGVAVVLLSGWLGLRWAAGLAVLYLVLGWVVARSVYRPLGDMEGGMREISSHLDLTFRTFTWAGDEVGDVSRSVNSFLTSLDEAMGRVSQANQRNASAVSGLGEASGRVAKLAMDMERSASESRSKVSRAASAIEQINAGVEEVAAGAQTVAQRSSDMAERASEAAKAGEAGLASVREATEVIRTLAEEAVSSARMVRELADRAHQIQSIVGSISQIADQTNLLALNAAIEAARAGEAGRGFAVVAEEVRKLAEESNQAARNIADLAETIVKDLEGVVRSVDRTSSEAEVARSRAVSVEESIRSIQESLKSIGMATQDMAAVAQEQAASSQEIAESVQGAADMVAEVDRSFDVFVGAAEELKGAVKGMEASMRDLRSSSEDLRRSIGAFKISQPGAPALRG is encoded by the coding sequence ATGCGTTTTCTTAGGTCCCTACGGTCTTCGGTTAGGCTTTTGGCTTTGCTTGTCTCCGGGGTGGCGGTGGTCCTGCTCTCTGGATGGCTTGGTCTCCGCTGGGCTGCGGGTTTGGCGGTGCTGTACCTGGTGCTGGGCTGGGTGGTGGCTCGTTCGGTGTACCGGCCCCTTGGGGACATGGAGGGGGGCATGAGGGAGATAAGTTCCCATTTGGATCTTACGTTCAGGACCTTCACTTGGGCGGGGGACGAGGTTGGGGATGTGAGCCGGTCGGTGAACTCGTTCCTAACCTCCCTTGACGAGGCCATGGGAAGGGTGAGCCAGGCGAACCAGAGGAACGCCTCCGCGGTGTCTGGGCTTGGGGAGGCCTCCGGGAGGGTGGCCAAGCTGGCCATGGATATGGAGCGTTCTGCATCGGAGTCCCGGTCCAAGGTTAGCCGTGCGGCTTCTGCCATAGAGCAGATAAACGCCGGGGTGGAGGAGGTGGCCGCGGGGGCTCAGACGGTGGCCCAGCGGAGCAGCGACATGGCGGAGCGGGCTTCGGAGGCCGCCAAGGCCGGGGAGGCGGGTCTTGCGTCGGTTCGGGAGGCCACGGAGGTCATAAGGACGTTGGCGGAGGAGGCGGTGAGCTCCGCCAGGATGGTCCGGGAGCTGGCGGACCGGGCTCACCAGATACAGTCCATAGTGGGCAGCATCTCTCAGATAGCGGATCAGACCAACCTTTTGGCGTTGAACGCCGCCATCGAGGCAGCCAGAGCCGGAGAGGCGGGGCGGGGCTTTGCGGTGGTGGCGGAGGAGGTCCGGAAGCTCGCGGAGGAGTCCAACCAGGCGGCGAGGAACATCGCGGACCTGGCGGAGACCATCGTCAAAGACCTGGAGGGTGTGGTCCGGTCGGTGGACAGGACCTCGTCGGAGGCGGAGGTGGCCCGGAGCAGGGCGGTTTCCGTGGAGGAGTCCATAAGGTCCATTCAGGAGTCGCTGAAGAGCATCGGCATGGCCACCCAGGACATGGCGGCGGTGGCCCAGGAGCAGGCGGCCTCAAGCCAGGAGATAGCGGAGTCCGTGCAGGGGGCGGCGGACATGGTGGCCGAGGTGGACAGGTCCTTTGACGTCTTCGTGGGGGCCGCGGAGGAGCTTAAGGGGGCCGTGAAGGGCATGGAGGCGTCGATGCGGGATCTGCGGTCTTCGTCGGAGGATCTAAGGCGCAGCATCGGGGCCTTCAAGATATCCCAGCCCGGCGCCCCGGCGCTCAGGGGGTAG
- a CDS encoding methylmalonyl-CoA mutase family protein — MFDEKELQAIAEKRGQYEASVEKTLAKNPEMRKEFTTGGGIPLNRVYTPEDVKDLDYNRDLGFPGMFPYTRGVQPTMYRGRFWTMRQYAGFATAEESNARYRYLLSQGTTGLSVAFDLPTQIGYDSDHPMAQGEVGKVGVAIDSLADMEILFDQIPLDKVSTSMTINAPASVLLAMYIAVGEKQGVPSTELSGTIQNDILKEYIARGTYILPPQALHEAHHRHIRVLQHPRPQVEHHIHIGLPHP, encoded by the coding sequence GTGTTTGATGAGAAGGAACTTCAGGCCATAGCGGAGAAGAGGGGGCAGTATGAGGCGTCGGTGGAGAAGACCCTTGCCAAGAACCCGGAGATGCGCAAGGAGTTTACCACCGGCGGGGGTATTCCTCTCAATAGGGTTTACACCCCGGAGGACGTGAAGGACCTGGATTACAACAGGGATCTTGGATTCCCCGGGATGTTCCCTTACACCAGGGGGGTGCAGCCCACCATGTACCGGGGCCGGTTCTGGACCATGCGCCAGTACGCCGGTTTCGCCACTGCGGAGGAGTCCAACGCCCGGTACCGTTACCTTTTGAGCCAGGGGACCACGGGGCTTTCGGTGGCCTTCGACCTTCCGACCCAGATAGGCTACGACTCGGATCACCCCATGGCCCAGGGCGAGGTCGGCAAGGTGGGCGTGGCGATAGACAGCTTGGCGGACATGGAGATCCTCTTCGACCAGATCCCGCTGGACAAGGTTTCCACCTCCATGACAATCAACGCCCCCGCTTCCGTGCTGCTCGCCATGTACATAGCGGTGGGGGAGAAGCAGGGGGTTCCCTCCACGGAGCTCTCCGGTACCATACAGAACGACATCCTCAAGGAGTACATCGCTCGGGGCACCTACATCCTTCCCCCCCAAGCCCTCCATGAGGCTCATCACCGACATATTCGAGTTCTGCAGCACCCACGTCCCCAAGTGGAACACCATATCCATATCGGGCTACCACATCCGTGA
- a CDS encoding acyl-CoA mutase large subunit family protein, which produces MRLITDIFEFCSTHVPKWNTISISGYHIREAGSTAIQEVAFTLADGIAYVEAAVKKGQDPNVFGKRLSFFFNAHNDFLEEIAKFRAARRLWAHIMKERFGVTDKSAQMLRFHTQTAGSTLTAQQPENNIVRVAIQTLAAVLGGTQSLHTNSLDEALALPTEKSVRIALRTQQIVAYESGVTQTIDPLAGSYVIEALTNQIEEGAREYIRKIDEMGGMLAAIEKGYVQQQIQDAAYEYQKAVESGDRVVVGVNRFQIEEDASERTLLKVDPAVGEMQVKKLVKLKESRDNLKVRDCLEEIRRVAQGEENLMPHIIEAVRNYATEGEICGVLREVFGEYRENVIL; this is translated from the coding sequence ATGAGGCTCATCACCGACATATTCGAGTTCTGCAGCACCCACGTCCCCAAGTGGAACACCATATCCATATCGGGCTACCACATCCGTGAGGCGGGATCCACCGCGATCCAGGAGGTGGCGTTCACCCTGGCGGACGGCATAGCCTACGTGGAGGCGGCGGTCAAGAAGGGCCAGGACCCCAACGTGTTCGGCAAGCGGCTTTCCTTCTTCTTCAACGCCCACAACGACTTCCTGGAGGAGATAGCCAAGTTCCGGGCGGCGCGGCGGCTTTGGGCCCACATAATGAAGGAGCGCTTTGGCGTCACCGACAAGAGCGCCCAGATGCTGCGTTTCCACACCCAGACCGCCGGAAGCACCCTCACGGCCCAGCAGCCGGAGAACAACATCGTCCGGGTGGCCATTCAGACGCTGGCGGCGGTGCTGGGAGGCACCCAGTCGCTCCACACCAACAGCCTCGACGAGGCCTTGGCGCTTCCCACCGAGAAGTCGGTCCGCATAGCCCTCAGGACACAGCAGATCGTGGCCTACGAGTCCGGGGTCACTCAGACCATAGACCCCTTGGCGGGCAGCTACGTCATCGAGGCCCTCACCAACCAGATAGAGGAGGGCGCCAGGGAGTACATCCGGAAGATCGACGAGATGGGCGGCATGCTCGCGGCCATAGAGAAGGGCTACGTGCAGCAGCAGATCCAGGACGCCGCCTACGAGTACCAGAAGGCGGTGGAGTCCGGGGACCGGGTGGTGGTTGGAGTCAACCGGTTCCAGATAGAGGAGGACGCCTCGGAGCGGACCCTTCTCAAGGTGGACCCCGCGGTGGGGGAGATGCAGGTCAAGAAGCTGGTGAAGCTCAAGGAGAGCCGGGACAACCTCAAGGTCCGGGACTGCCTTGAGGAGATCCGGCGGGTTGCCCAGGGGGAGGAGAACCTGATGCCCCACATAATAGAGGCGGTCAGGAACTATGCCACCGAGGGCGAGATATGCGGTGTTCTCCGGGAGGTCTTCGGGGAGTACCGGGAGAACGTGATTCTTTGA
- a CDS encoding OadG family protein, with the protein MSIHDHFVGPMGGVLMSLIAFSIVFLVIVGLMLVMMATKMVAQAIDSRGKASGSSGSPASTVAGPGASAPTPAGAPGPSAVGIAPAEDLELVAVITASLCALMGRPVAVKSLRPLPASPVSHWRAMAKLENLEGFDG; encoded by the coding sequence ATGAGCATTCACGATCACTTCGTGGGCCCCATGGGAGGGGTTCTCATGTCCCTCATCGCCTTCAGCATAGTCTTCCTGGTGATAGTGGGGCTCATGTTGGTCATGATGGCCACCAAGATGGTGGCCCAGGCGATCGATTCAAGGGGCAAGGCGTCGGGGAGCTCGGGTTCCCCGGCGTCCACCGTGGCAGGGCCTGGGGCATCCGCTCCGACCCCTGCGGGGGCTCCAGGCCCCTCCGCCGTTGGGATCGCTCCCGCCGAGGACCTGGAGCTCGTGGCGGTCATAACCGCTTCCTTGTGTGCCCTCATGGGACGGCCGGTGGCGGTTAAGTCCCTAAGGCCCCTCCCCGCTTCCCCCGTGAGCCACTGGAGGGCCATGGCCAAGCTGGAGAACCTGGAGGGTTTTGATGGTTGA
- a CDS encoding glycosyltransferase, whose product MNPEVSIVIPVYNEEESLPDLFRRLFPVVESLGRDCEVILVNDGSRDRSLVLLLEAARNKPYVRVVDFNGNFGQHMAIMAGFSKARGDKIITMDADLQNPPEEIPRILEQMDLGHDMVGTYRVMRKDPVFTRKLPSKLINWITNRITGLNIRDYGCMLRGYHRRVVDLINMCRETTTFLPALGKKFAQNPVEIPVSHEERHKGTSKYGLYRLIRLNFDLMTGFSMVPLQGVTITGLFVSAASLLFALFLIVRRLLVGSEAEGMFTLMAINFFLMGILLFGVGIAGEYVGRIYMEVRQRPRYLIKMTYPDDQEAGEKP is encoded by the coding sequence ATGAACCCCGAGGTGTCCATCGTAATACCGGTCTACAACGAAGAGGAGTCCCTGCCAGACCTCTTCCGCCGGCTGTTCCCGGTGGTGGAGTCCCTGGGCCGTGACTGCGAGGTCATCTTGGTAAACGACGGCAGCCGGGACAGATCCCTTGTCCTCCTCCTGGAGGCCGCACGGAACAAGCCCTACGTGCGGGTGGTGGACTTCAACGGCAACTTCGGGCAGCACATGGCCATAATGGCGGGGTTCTCAAAGGCCAGGGGGGACAAGATAATCACCATGGACGCGGACCTTCAGAACCCGCCGGAGGAGATACCCAGGATCCTCGAGCAGATGGACCTGGGGCACGACATGGTGGGCACCTACCGGGTGATGAGAAAGGACCCGGTGTTCACCCGGAAACTGCCCTCCAAGCTCATAAACTGGATAACCAACCGCATAACCGGCCTCAACATAAGGGACTACGGGTGCATGCTCCGGGGCTACCACCGACGGGTGGTGGACCTCATCAACATGTGCCGGGAGACCACCACGTTCCTGCCCGCCCTGGGGAAGAAGTTCGCCCAGAACCCGGTGGAGATACCGGTGTCCCATGAGGAACGCCACAAGGGGACCTCTAAGTACGGGCTGTACAGGCTGATCCGCCTCAACTTCGACCTCATGACCGGCTTCTCCATGGTCCCCCTGCAGGGGGTCACCATCACCGGCCTCTTCGTGTCCGCCGCCAGCCTGCTGTTCGCCCTGTTCCTCATCGTAAGGCGCCTCTTGGTGGGCTCCGAGGCGGAGGGGATGTTCACCCTCATGGCCATAAACTTCTTCCTAATGGGGATACTGCTCTTCGGGGTCGGCATAGCGGGGGAGTACGTGGGACGGATATACATGGAGGTCCGGCAGCGCCCCAGGTACCTCATAAAGATGACATACCCGGATGACCAGGAGGCGGGAGAGAAACCATGA